A window of Sphingobium herbicidovorans contains these coding sequences:
- a CDS encoding S24 family peptidase, translating into MLSDGEDPRIVLERLIAERGENYADLSRLLKRNPAYIQQFIKRGSPRKLDEEDRRVLARYFGVAEELLGGPGARVAIERKSRPLPAVVPVPRLALGASAGSGSLDEDERAAGVLAFDANWLRHLGVRPQRVSIIRVDGESMAPTLNDGDEIMVDHDDDATRMRDGVYVLRLDGVLMVKRIATGPRRGLFSILSDNAHYPAWVDIDPSLVAIVGRVVWTGRRLV; encoded by the coding sequence ATGTTGAGTGATGGAGAAGATCCGCGCATCGTCCTGGAACGGTTGATTGCCGAGAGGGGAGAGAATTATGCCGATCTGTCCCGTCTGCTGAAACGTAACCCCGCCTATATCCAGCAGTTCATCAAGCGTGGTTCACCCCGCAAACTGGATGAGGAGGACAGGCGCGTGCTCGCCCGCTATTTCGGCGTGGCGGAGGAACTGTTGGGCGGGCCCGGTGCGCGAGTGGCCATCGAACGAAAGTCGCGCCCGCTGCCAGCTGTTGTCCCTGTGCCGAGGCTGGCGCTCGGCGCCTCGGCAGGATCCGGTTCGCTTGATGAGGATGAGCGAGCCGCAGGGGTGCTCGCGTTTGACGCCAATTGGCTTCGGCATCTGGGCGTGCGGCCGCAGCGTGTTTCAATCATCCGCGTTGACGGCGAATCGATGGCGCCGACTTTGAATGACGGCGATGAGATCATGGTCGATCACGATGATGATGCGACACGGATGCGTGACGGTGTCTATGTCCTGCGGCTCGATGGCGTGCTGATGGTGAAGCGGATCGCAACGGGGCCGCGCCGGGGTTTGTTCAGCATACTTAGCGATAACGCCCATTATCCCGCCTGGGTGGACATTGATCCGTCATTGGTCGCCATCGTCGGGCGAGTGGTCTGGACTGGTCGTCGTCTCGTTTAG
- the rpmH gene encoding 50S ribosomal protein L34, with translation MKRTFQPSNLVRKRRHGFRARMATPGGRNVLRARRARGRKSLSA, from the coding sequence ATGAAGCGCACCTTTCAACCGAGCAATCTGGTTCGGAAGCGCCGTCACGGTTTCCGCGCCCGCATGGCGACCCCCGGTGGCCGCAACGTGCTGCGTGCCCGTCGCGCCCGCGGCCGCAAGAGCCTGAGCGCCTGA
- the yidD gene encoding membrane protein insertion efficiency factor YidD: MIARLLILMARFWQVGPSRILPPSCRYAPSCSQYAIEAIRKYGAVKGSWLATKRLMRCHPWGGSGYDPVP; this comes from the coding sequence GTGATCGCCCGGCTGCTCATCCTTATGGCGCGCTTCTGGCAAGTTGGCCCCTCCCGCATCCTGCCGCCCAGTTGCCGCTACGCGCCTTCCTGCTCGCAATATGCGATCGAGGCCATTCGTAAATATGGTGCGGTCAAGGGTAGCTGGCTCGCCACGAAGCGGCTAATGCGATGCCATCCTTGGGGCGGGTCGGGCTACGACCCCGTTCCCTGA
- the yidC gene encoding membrane protein insertase YidC — protein MDDKKNIVLAVLLTAAILFGWPYIAEHFFPAANPPATKIEGGKTTPVSQGVSPVATGPAAIRDRAQVLKESPRVPIRTPKLTGSINLKGARIDDIVLPTYGETIAKNSPSIRLYSPSGTQDAFFAGFGWQGEGVKVPDANTIWTAEGTELTPASPLTLRWNNGAGQNFEIRFSVDQNYMITAQQKVSNSGTGAIAVKSYGYVSRSTLSKDPDTWTIHIGPMGVFNGAANYDVDYDDLNEGPSTQSFQSTGGWLGFTDKYWLSALVPDQKTAFEGQFRKGAGTQYQADYSVAPTVLAPGKAVTQTARLFVGAKEVKTLEAYQDAGIPLFDRAIDWGWFYWFEKPIFALLHWLFEHIGNFGVAIICLTFVVRALMFPVAQRQFASMAAMRAVQPKMKALQEKYKDDKPKLQQEMMELYKREKVNPLAGCLPIFIQIPIFFALYKVLQLTIEMRHQPFVLWIKDLSAPDPLHILNLFGLLPFTPPSFLAIGVLALLLGISMWLQFKLNPAQMDPMQQQIFSIMPWMMMFIMAPFAAGLLVYWITNNCLSMLQQWWLYKRHPVLSAVEAK, from the coding sequence GTGGACGACAAGAAGAATATTGTTCTGGCGGTGCTGCTGACCGCGGCGATCCTGTTTGGCTGGCCCTATATCGCCGAGCATTTCTTTCCCGCCGCCAATCCGCCCGCGACAAAGATCGAAGGCGGCAAGACCACCCCCGTATCGCAGGGCGTCAGCCCGGTCGCAACCGGCCCCGCCGCGATTCGCGATCGCGCGCAGGTACTCAAGGAAAGCCCGCGCGTACCGATCCGCACGCCCAAGCTGACCGGCTCGATCAACCTGAAGGGCGCGCGCATCGACGACATCGTGCTGCCGACCTATGGCGAGACCATCGCGAAAAATTCGCCGTCCATCCGCCTTTACAGCCCGTCAGGGACGCAGGATGCATTCTTTGCGGGCTTCGGCTGGCAAGGCGAGGGCGTGAAGGTCCCCGATGCCAACACCATCTGGACTGCGGAAGGGACCGAACTGACTCCTGCCAGCCCGCTGACGCTGCGCTGGAACAACGGTGCCGGACAGAATTTCGAAATTCGCTTCTCCGTCGATCAAAACTACATGATCACGGCCCAGCAGAAGGTGTCGAACAGCGGGACCGGCGCGATCGCCGTAAAGAGCTACGGCTATGTCAGCCGCTCCACGCTGTCCAAGGACCCTGACACCTGGACCATCCATATCGGTCCAATGGGCGTGTTCAATGGCGCCGCCAATTACGACGTGGACTATGACGACCTGAATGAAGGCCCTTCGACCCAAAGCTTCCAGTCGACCGGCGGCTGGCTTGGCTTCACCGACAAATATTGGCTCTCGGCCCTGGTGCCCGACCAGAAGACAGCCTTTGAAGGCCAGTTCCGCAAAGGCGCCGGCACGCAGTATCAGGCCGACTATAGCGTAGCGCCAACCGTGCTCGCGCCGGGCAAGGCTGTCACGCAAACCGCGCGCCTGTTCGTCGGCGCAAAGGAAGTGAAGACGCTGGAAGCCTATCAGGATGCAGGCATCCCGCTATTCGACCGGGCGATCGACTGGGGCTGGTTCTACTGGTTCGAAAAGCCGATCTTCGCGCTCCTTCATTGGCTGTTCGAACATATCGGCAATTTCGGCGTCGCCATCATCTGCCTGACCTTCGTCGTCCGGGCCTTGATGTTCCCTGTAGCCCAGCGCCAGTTCGCCAGCATGGCCGCGATGCGCGCGGTGCAGCCCAAGATGAAGGCGCTGCAAGAGAAGTATAAGGACGACAAGCCCAAGCTCCAGCAGGAGATGATGGAGCTGTACAAGCGGGAAAAGGTGAACCCGCTCGCTGGCTGCCTCCCCATCTTCATCCAGATCCCGATTTTCTTCGCCCTGTACAAGGTGCTGCAGCTGACAATCGAAATGCGGCACCAGCCGTTCGTGCTGTGGATCAAGGATCTTTCGGCGCCCGATCCGCTGCACATCCTGAACCTGTTTGGCCTGCTGCCATTCACGCCTCCATCCTTCCTGGCGATCGGCGTACTGGCCCTGCTTCTGGGCATTTCCATGTGGCTGCAGTTCAAGCTGAACCCGGCGCAGATGGATCCGATGCAGCAGCAGATCTTTTCGATCATGCCGTGGATGATGATGTTCATCATGGCGCCCTTTGCCGCGGGTCTGCTGGTTTACTGGATCACCAACAATTGCCTGTCGATGCTGCAGCAGTGGTGGCTGTACAAGCGCCATCCCGTGCTGAGCGCGGTGGAAGCGAAATAG
- a CDS encoding YbdD/YjiX family protein, giving the protein MKRLLDKLRQTARMMVGVPDYENYARHMRAHHPERPVMTPAQFFLDRQEARYGGKNGGKCC; this is encoded by the coding sequence ATGAAAAGGCTGTTGGACAAGCTCAGGCAAACCGCGCGGATGATGGTGGGCGTGCCGGATTATGAGAATTATGCGCGGCATATGCGCGCGCACCATCCCGAACGGCCAGTGATGACGCCCGCCCAATTCTTCCTCGATCGGCAGGAGGCACGCTACGGCGGAAAGAATGGTGGAAAATGCTGCTGA
- a CDS encoding carbon starvation CstA family protein, with product MTRHIPWILIAIVGAAALTVVAVSRGEAVNALWIVVAAVSSFLVAYRYYALYIGRAVMRLDPSRPTPAIRRGDGLDYVATDRVVLFGHHFAAIAGAGPLVGPVLAAQMGYLPGTIWIIAGVVLAGAVQDFMILFISMRRDGKSLGELIRMEMGQVAGTIALFGAFMIMVIILAVLALIVVKALAESPWGMFTVAATVPLAMFMGAYTRWIRPGRIGEVSLLGLVGLLAAIVYGQSVALSPVWGPVFTFTPVQLCWILVGYGAVASVLPVWLLLAPRDYLSTFLKIGAIAALAIGIVIMAPPLKMHAVTQFVNGDGPVWAGGLFPFLFITIACGAVSGFHALIASGTTPKLIASEADAPIIGYGAMLMEAFVAIMALVGASILDPGVYFTMNSPAAVIGTDASSAAAAVTAMGFPITPELIAQTAKDVGEHTIISRAGGAPTLAVAMAEIFSHVIGGPAMKAFWYHFAILFEALFILTAVDAGTRAGRFMLQDLIALAVPGFKETKSIGPSLIATGLTVAAWGFFLYQGVTDPLGGVNTLWPVFGISNQMLAAIALMLATVVLFRMKQDRYAWVTMIPTAWLLVCTLSAGLLKLFSGDVKVGFLAHAAKFSEAAAAGTVLAPAKSMAEMQQIVFNDRVDAGLVAIFLAVVLSLLFFTIRTCIAARRADMSTAREIPGPLVAAE from the coding sequence ATGACCCGGCACATTCCATGGATACTGATCGCCATCGTTGGCGCGGCCGCGCTGACCGTTGTCGCTGTGTCGCGCGGCGAAGCGGTGAACGCACTGTGGATTGTCGTCGCCGCAGTCAGCAGTTTCCTGGTCGCCTATCGCTACTATGCGCTCTACATCGGCCGCGCCGTGATGCGGTTGGATCCATCCCGCCCCACGCCGGCGATCCGGCGGGGGGATGGCCTGGATTATGTGGCGACCGACCGGGTGGTTCTGTTCGGCCATCACTTCGCCGCCATCGCGGGTGCGGGGCCACTCGTCGGTCCGGTGCTGGCAGCGCAAATGGGCTATCTGCCCGGCACGATCTGGATCATCGCCGGCGTCGTGCTGGCGGGGGCGGTGCAGGACTTCATGATCCTGTTCATCTCCATGCGGCGCGATGGCAAGTCGCTGGGTGAACTGATACGCATGGAAATGGGCCAGGTGGCGGGGACCATCGCCCTCTTCGGCGCATTTATGATCATGGTCATCATCCTTGCCGTGCTGGCGCTGATCGTTGTGAAGGCGCTCGCCGAAAGCCCGTGGGGCATGTTCACCGTGGCCGCGACCGTGCCGCTCGCCATGTTCATGGGAGCCTATACCCGCTGGATCAGGCCGGGACGGATCGGGGAAGTGTCCCTGCTCGGACTCGTCGGCCTGCTCGCCGCGATCGTCTATGGGCAAAGCGTGGCGCTTTCGCCAGTCTGGGGGCCAGTGTTCACCTTCACGCCCGTCCAATTGTGCTGGATACTCGTCGGCTATGGCGCGGTCGCATCGGTGCTGCCCGTATGGCTGCTGCTCGCGCCGCGCGACTATCTGTCCACCTTCCTCAAGATTGGCGCGATCGCGGCGCTGGCCATCGGCATAGTCATCATGGCTCCGCCGCTGAAAATGCATGCGGTGACGCAGTTCGTGAACGGCGACGGGCCGGTCTGGGCTGGCGGCCTCTTCCCCTTCCTGTTCATCACCATCGCCTGCGGCGCGGTATCCGGCTTCCACGCCCTGATCGCCAGCGGCACCACGCCCAAGCTGATCGCGAGCGAAGCCGATGCGCCGATCATCGGCTATGGCGCGATGCTGATGGAGGCGTTCGTCGCCATCATGGCGCTGGTGGGAGCATCGATCCTGGACCCAGGCGTCTATTTCACGATGAACAGCCCTGCGGCAGTTATCGGCACTGACGCGTCAAGCGCGGCGGCGGCGGTGACCGCGATGGGCTTTCCAATCACGCCCGAGCTGATCGCCCAGACCGCAAAAGACGTTGGCGAGCATACGATCATCTCGCGGGCGGGCGGCGCGCCGACACTGGCGGTCGCCATGGCGGAAATTTTTTCACACGTTATCGGCGGCCCGGCGATGAAGGCCTTCTGGTATCATTTCGCGATCCTGTTCGAAGCGCTGTTCATCCTGACCGCCGTGGATGCGGGAACGCGGGCGGGCCGCTTCATGCTGCAGGATCTGATCGCGCTGGCCGTCCCCGGTTTCAAGGAGACGAAGAGTATCGGTCCCAGCCTGATTGCGACTGGCCTGACCGTCGCGGCCTGGGGCTTCTTCCTCTACCAGGGCGTCACCGATCCGCTGGGCGGTGTGAACACGCTCTGGCCCGTGTTCGGCATTTCCAACCAGATGCTGGCGGCCATCGCGCTGATGCTGGCGACGGTCGTTCTGTTCCGCATGAAGCAGGACCGTTATGCCTGGGTCACGATGATCCCGACGGCATGGCTGCTGGTTTGCACGCTGTCGGCCGGCTTGCTGAAGCTGTTTTCCGGCGATGTGAAAGTCGGATTCCTGGCCCATGCCGCGAAATTCAGCGAGGCGGCCGCCGCAGGGACGGTGCTTGCCCCCGCCAAGTCGATGGCGGAGATGCAGCAGATCGTCTTTAACGACCGGGTGGATGCGGGGCTTGTCGCGATCTTTCTGGCCGTCGTCCTCTCGCTGCTTTTCTTCACCATCCGCACCTGCATCGCCGCACGGCGGGCAGACATGTCAACGGCGCGCGAAATCCCCGGACCGCTGGTGGCCGCCGAATGA
- the rnpA gene encoding ribonuclease P protein component — MSRRADFLAANRGRRAPMPGFVLLVRERSDGDPAMRYGITVTKKIGGAVIRNRMKRRFRVLARELLPVHGVPGADHVLIGREGGIERDFTLLRAELEKALLKVMARPVGDAPNRPRRSSKGKKGISSASERPGQESGQ, encoded by the coding sequence ATGAGCAGGCGCGCCGACTTTCTGGCGGCGAATCGCGGGCGGCGTGCGCCAATGCCGGGCTTTGTCCTGCTGGTACGCGAACGCTCCGACGGCGATCCGGCGATGCGCTATGGCATCACGGTCACGAAAAAGATCGGCGGCGCTGTCATCCGCAACAGGATGAAGCGCCGTTTTCGCGTTCTGGCGCGGGAATTGTTGCCCGTCCACGGCGTGCCTGGCGCGGATCATGTGCTGATCGGGCGCGAAGGCGGGATAGAACGCGACTTCACCCTGCTGCGCGCCGAATTGGAAAAGGCGCTGCTTAAGGTGATGGCCCGACCGGTAGGCGACGCGCCCAATCGCCCGCGCCGTTCCTCGAAAGGCAAGAAGGGCATATCTTCCGCCTCGGAACGGCCTGGCCAGGAATCCGGGCAGTGA
- the yihA gene encoding ribosome biogenesis GTP-binding protein YihA/YsxC → MTEQDNPDLIEEARKVFAGPITFLKSAPDLKFLPDMSVNEVAFAGRSNVGKSSLLNALTGRNGLARTSNTPGRTQELNFFDVGDPLRFRLVDMPGYGYAKAPKDMVRKWRFLVNDYLRGRAQLKRTLVLIDSRHGIKDVDKDIFDMLDAAAVSYRVVLTKADKVKASHLAEVIQATGDAIRKRPAAHPDIIPTSSEKGMGIPELRAAVLESVIQG, encoded by the coding sequence TTGACCGAGCAAGACAATCCCGACCTGATCGAGGAAGCGCGCAAGGTCTTTGCCGGGCCGATCACCTTTCTTAAATCCGCGCCGGACCTCAAATTCCTGCCCGACATGTCGGTCAATGAAGTCGCCTTCGCGGGCCGGTCCAACGTGGGCAAGTCGTCGTTGCTCAATGCACTGACAGGTCGCAACGGCCTGGCCCGGACATCGAACACGCCGGGGCGGACGCAGGAGCTGAATTTTTTCGATGTCGGCGACCCGCTGCGCTTCCGCCTGGTCGACATGCCCGGATACGGCTACGCCAAAGCGCCCAAGGATATGGTTCGCAAATGGCGCTTTCTGGTGAACGACTATCTGCGCGGCCGGGCGCAGCTGAAGCGTACACTGGTGCTGATCGACAGCCGCCATGGCATAAAGGACGTCGATAAAGACATTTTCGACATGCTCGACGCGGCGGCGGTGAGCTACCGCGTCGTGCTGACCAAGGCGGATAAGGTGAAAGCCAGCCATCTGGCCGAAGTGATCCAGGCGACCGGTGACGCCATCCGCAAACGTCCTGCCGCTCATCCTGACATTATTCCGACGTCCAGCGAAAAGGGCATGGGCATCCCCGAACTGCGGGCGGCTGTGCTGGAGAGCGTCATCCAAGGGTGA
- a CDS encoding DsbA family protein, with protein sequence MTETTRPGFRSALSNRTIQMTIGALAFIAATATGAALGMQSTGSVAVGDKAAIEKIVRDYILEHPEIIPEAVERLQAKRVANSIGESRKAIETPYAGAWEGAANGDVTLVEFFDYACGYCRASLADLAKLVAEDKGLKVVYRELPILSDESADAARVSLLAAEKGQYMPYHRALYAGGKVTRETILAAAAKVGIDRQAAEGAMANKKYDAEIQSNIALAQQLRATGTPTFVVGDQVLNGAVGYDALKQAVASARAK encoded by the coding sequence ATGACCGAAACCACTCGGCCCGGCTTTCGCTCGGCACTTTCGAACAGGACGATCCAGATGACGATTGGCGCGCTCGCCTTTATCGCAGCCACCGCCACGGGCGCCGCCCTTGGCATGCAAAGCACTGGCAGCGTGGCCGTAGGGGACAAGGCCGCGATCGAAAAGATCGTGCGCGACTATATATTGGAACACCCGGAAATCATTCCCGAAGCGGTCGAACGGCTTCAGGCCAAGCGGGTTGCGAACAGCATCGGCGAAAGCCGCAAGGCGATCGAAACCCCCTATGCCGGCGCGTGGGAAGGCGCGGCGAATGGCGACGTCACGCTGGTCGAGTTTTTCGACTATGCCTGCGGCTACTGCCGTGCATCGCTGGCCGATCTTGCCAAGCTGGTGGCCGAGGACAAGGGATTGAAGGTCGTCTATCGCGAACTGCCGATCCTGTCCGACGAAAGCGCCGACGCGGCCAGGGTTTCGTTGCTGGCGGCCGAAAAGGGGCAATATATGCCCTATCACCGCGCGCTTTATGCAGGCGGCAAGGTGACGCGCGAAACGATCCTGGCCGCTGCCGCCAAGGTGGGCATAGATCGCCAGGCTGCCGAGGGCGCAATGGCGAACAAGAAATATGACGCCGAAATCCAATCCAACATCGCCCTCGCCCAGCAACTACGCGCTACAGGAACCCCGACTTTCGTGGTGGGTGATCAGGTACTGAACGGCGCGGTGGGTTATGACGCGTTGAAGCAGGCAGTTGCATCGGCGCGGGCAAAATAG
- a CDS encoding M48 family metalloprotease, which produces MKDRWLHALAIAVAGLSMLARPAAAQQILRDAETEAFMADMSAPLVSAAGMEPRNVQVFVLNDREINAFVAGGQYVWLHSGLIAAADNVNQLQGVIAHELGHIEGGHVIRSAEGMKEATGITLLSLVLGAAAIAAGGAEAGMGILGMGQQAAMGKYLAFSRAQESSADLAGARYLSQAGVSGKGSLEFFKKLQNQEYRLAIPQDDSYGRTHPLSGERINVLREVYTVDPSWDKPVDPKLEARFERIKAKLVGFVSEPTQTLRKYPESDQSIPAHYARAYAWHKSAYPDKAISEVNALLAAQPHDPYFLELKGQVLLESGRPADAIPPLREAVQLTRQPLIATMLGHALIATEDDKNFAEAEQVLRNAVARDRENPFAWYQLGVVYARRGDTPRAALATAERYALMGDNQMALRSADAAMQGLQPGTVDYLRAQDIAMVSRAAVEQKRKKR; this is translated from the coding sequence ATGAAGGACCGATGGCTTCATGCCTTGGCCATCGCGGTGGCGGGGCTGTCGATGCTGGCGCGGCCGGCGGCGGCGCAGCAAATCCTGCGCGACGCCGAAACCGAAGCCTTCATGGCCGACATGTCAGCGCCGCTGGTCAGCGCGGCAGGCATGGAACCGCGCAACGTGCAAGTGTTCGTGCTCAACGATCGCGAGATCAACGCCTTTGTCGCGGGCGGCCAATATGTGTGGCTGCATAGCGGCCTGATTGCCGCAGCAGACAATGTGAACCAGTTGCAGGGCGTGATCGCGCATGAACTGGGCCATATCGAAGGCGGCCATGTCATTCGCTCCGCCGAGGGGATGAAGGAGGCGACCGGCATCACCCTGCTCAGCCTGGTGCTGGGCGCTGCGGCGATTGCGGCGGGCGGCGCCGAAGCGGGCATGGGCATATTGGGCATGGGCCAGCAAGCGGCGATGGGCAAATATCTCGCCTTTTCCCGCGCGCAGGAAAGCTCGGCCGACCTTGCAGGTGCACGTTATCTCAGCCAGGCGGGCGTGTCCGGCAAGGGCAGTCTGGAATTCTTCAAGAAGCTGCAGAACCAGGAATATCGGCTCGCCATTCCGCAGGACGACAGCTACGGCCGCACGCACCCGCTGTCCGGCGAACGGATCAACGTGCTGCGCGAAGTCTATACGGTCGACCCTTCCTGGGACAAACCGGTAGACCCCAAGCTGGAAGCCCGGTTCGAACGCATCAAGGCAAAGCTGGTCGGCTTCGTTTCGGAACCCACGCAAACATTGCGCAAATACCCGGAAAGCGACCAATCGATCCCGGCCCATTATGCCCGCGCCTATGCGTGGCACAAGAGCGCCTACCCGGACAAGGCGATAAGCGAGGTGAACGCGCTGCTCGCGGCCCAGCCCCACGATCCCTATTTTCTGGAACTCAAGGGCCAGGTGCTCCTTGAAAGCGGCAGGCCCGCCGACGCAATTCCGCCACTGCGCGAGGCCGTGCAGTTGACCCGCCAGCCACTGATCGCAACCATGCTGGGTCACGCTCTGATCGCGACCGAGGATGACAAAAATTTCGCCGAAGCCGAACAGGTGCTGCGCAATGCGGTCGCGCGGGACAGGGAAAATCCCTTTGCCTGGTATCAGCTGGGCGTCGTCTATGCGCGGCGCGGAGACACCCCCCGCGCGGCGCTCGCTACCGCCGAACGCTATGCGCTGATGGGTGACAATCAGATGGCATTGCGGAGCGCCGACGCCGCCATGCAGGGATTGCAGCCAGGAACGGTTGACTATCTGCGGGCACAGGATATCGCGATGGTTTCACGGGCGGCCGTTGAACAGAAGCGGAAGAAAAGATGA
- a CDS encoding XdhC family protein, with the protein MNDNGAVIRKAVEWRGSPMALATVVSTWGSAPRPRGSHMIVHQDGRFEGSISGGCVETDVLQRAEEVIAGRSAHAERYGVANDDAWAVGLPCGGEISVLVQPVGEGGFPPHLFDRIAQAREEGRTLVLSTDLATGLTQEGAIEGQFQNRYDAPRRLLIVGAVQIAQALSALALAIGVTPVVIDPRGRFLTEERFPGVELDDRWPDEAIAARSPGEATAIVTLSHDIKIDDPALVAALRAPTGYVAALGSRKSHAARLERLSAIGFSAEELARIDGPAGLDIGAVGAAEIALSIAAGMIARFNACS; encoded by the coding sequence TTGAACGACAATGGCGCGGTGATCCGCAAGGCAGTCGAGTGGCGTGGCTCGCCCATGGCACTGGCGACGGTGGTATCGACATGGGGGTCGGCTCCCCGGCCACGCGGCAGCCACATGATCGTGCATCAGGACGGCCGTTTCGAAGGCAGCATCTCGGGCGGTTGCGTGGAGACCGATGTGCTGCAGCGGGCGGAGGAGGTCATCGCGGGAAGATCAGCGCATGCCGAACGTTATGGCGTTGCCAATGACGATGCGTGGGCAGTGGGCCTGCCCTGCGGCGGCGAGATCAGCGTTCTGGTGCAACCGGTGGGCGAGGGCGGCTTTCCACCGCACCTCTTCGACCGAATCGCGCAGGCGCGGGAGGAAGGGCGCACACTTGTTCTTTCCACCGATCTCGCCACCGGACTGACACAGGAAGGCGCGATCGAAGGGCAGTTCCAGAACCGTTATGATGCGCCGCGCAGGCTGCTGATTGTCGGAGCGGTCCAGATTGCGCAGGCGTTGAGCGCGCTGGCGCTGGCGATTGGCGTGACGCCGGTGGTAATCGACCCGCGCGGGCGATTCCTGACCGAAGAGCGTTTCCCCGGCGTTGAACTGGACGACCGCTGGCCCGACGAGGCGATCGCCGCGCGCAGCCCTGGCGAGGCAACGGCGATTGTGACGCTCAGCCATGATATCAAGATTGATGATCCCGCACTTGTCGCAGCGCTACGGGCGCCGACCGGTTATGTTGCCGCGCTGGGATCGCGCAAAAGCCACGCCGCGCGGCTGGAGCGGCTGTCCGCTATCGGCTTTTCGGCGGAGGAGCTTGCGCGAATTGATGGGCCCGCTGGCCTGGACATCGGCGCAGTGGGCGCGGCGGAGATCGCTCTGTCCATCGCGGCTGGCATGATCGCACGCTTTAACGCCTGCTCTTGA
- a CDS encoding DoxX family protein, whose product MGDAPARAESHRIRTAARWLLSGLYLIAGVAHIARPDGFVAITPHWVPWPEQVVAFTGVAEIAGAIGLHAPRLRHAAGIALALYALCVWPANINHAINDIPLGGVRLGWWYHGPRQLLQPVIIWWALWAARVIDWPFRRRTVACDKGDCL is encoded by the coding sequence ATGGGCGACGCTCCAGCCAGGGCAGAAAGCCATCGCATTCGCACAGCGGCGCGCTGGCTTCTTTCAGGGCTGTATCTGATTGCAGGCGTGGCTCATATCGCGCGGCCGGACGGTTTCGTGGCCATCACGCCGCATTGGGTGCCCTGGCCGGAACAGGTGGTTGCATTCACCGGGGTTGCGGAAATTGCGGGCGCGATCGGCCTGCATGCCCCCCGTCTCCGCCACGCAGCAGGCATCGCCCTCGCCCTTTATGCCCTGTGCGTGTGGCCCGCCAACATCAACCATGCGATCAACGATATTCCGCTGGGCGGCGTCCGTTTGGGCTGGTGGTATCATGGCCCGCGCCAGCTGTTGCAGCCAGTCATCATCTGGTGGGCGCTATGGGCTGCCCGCGTGATCGACTGGCCATTCAGACGAAGGACAGTCGCATGCGACAAGGGCGATTGTCTTTGA